A window of Populus trichocarpa isolate Nisqually-1 chromosome 17, P.trichocarpa_v4.1, whole genome shotgun sequence genomic DNA:
GTGTGAGAAAAGTGTCTTAATTGAGGAATCTTGGAATTAGGACTTGAATCTTGCTAGCTTACGTGTGTTTTGATAATTATGAGTAATCATCCATTACTATATTTGTGTATTTGCATGGGTTTTCGACTGTTCATTTTATAGTTTGCAGTTTGCACATCTCatggtttgctttttattgttTCTCCAAACTGATACATGCTATGGAGATCCATGGGGATGTGTTTGCCTtggaatttaatattattttaattttttattttaatttttttatgtatatttttaaattattttgatatattaatgtaaaaaataatttaataaaaataaataaatattattttgatgtatttttaagtgaaaattacTTTCAAAAACATCTTAGACCTTAATTAATGCGTTGAAGGGCTATTTTGTTTGCTTgtcttttataattaataaacttgGCACGACCTGGTAAGTTGATCCTGATCTAAAGACTTATCtagattgagttttaatttaaaccagttttaatattgacctggttaaactCGGGTAACCTAACATGTTAATCCGTGACCTGATTAACTTAGCTAAAACCTGGTCAAAACTGATAGACCATGTTTGGGGTTCTGTTTTCATTGGAgttcaacaaaatttaatttttttaatttaaaattgttttttatattttttaattgttttgatgtattgatgtcaaaaattatttaaagaaaataaaaaaatatataattttaatgtattttttagcgaaaaacactttgaaaagtaatcattatcacactctcaaacactgcCTGAAAAACTTCAATTGAAGCGTAGAGGGCTATTTTGCTTGCTTgtctttaataattattaaactcaacacGACTTGGTAAGTTAAATTCTTACAAAACCCGATCCAAAGACTTATCtagattgagttttaatttaaaccagttttaaaattgaattgattaaatttgagTAACTTAACAAATTAATATGTGACTTGGTTAACTCGgttaaaatttgatcaaaacttgtctaaaatattaaaactaataaatatttgaaaaaaatctaaaacaaaacctTTTTGACAAAATAAGATATACCTAGATTGATTGGGTAACTTGTAAGTTGACTATTGTAAGGTACGAAGGCAACCAAGAGGGAGGATGAGGTGGTTGAAAATCATAGGTAATCCAATCCTCGAGGATGACCGTGAGAGTTTTAactgcttgcttgcttgcttgatttcTTTATGTAACCATAGAAACTTTTGACCTTGTAGTCTTGCAAGATCAACTTTTTCTATGCTTGATCATATAACCCTAGTAAAGTAACTATTGAATAGCTCTAtctgttaattttttgttgggttatttTGATAAACACCTGGTGTGCTTTATATACACCAGTTTCTAGCCATTAGTTCTCTTCCATGATTCTTGCCTTGATGACCtacaattctcaatcagcttgCCGATTCAATGACCTACAGTTCTCAATTAGCTTGCCGATTCAATGACCTACAGTTCTCAATTAGCTTACCAATTCAATCCTTCACAATCTCTGGATAGGCTTCTAATTTTTCTCATCTCCAATGGTGGCCCCGAGACTTTCCTTTTTAGTTGGTTTTGATCTTATAGTTGTTGGCGTGTACAATcttcttgtttcctttttctccttgttttgttctttgttgTTGATCCAAACCTTGAATGTGTCCAGTTTGTTAGCATGCCTTCAGTGGCTTGATTAGGttgaatgaaaaacaattttctagatttttttctatatcagtGACATGTTGCCGTCGGGTTAAGTTTTTCTTGAACGTAGAAAACATGTTCAGATAttgctaatattgtttttaatggaAGCAGATTTTAATTGAATGGGGGTTGACTTGATGTGATCCGGTTAATTGTGCATGTTCAAAAACAACTCGAACGACCCCGTAAAAACGTAGTTGGactaaaacaatttcaaaatgatatctttttttaatattaagataataacatattggattgacttgagtcaacccgagttaacatgtcaaatataTGACCAGGATTATGagactcaaaataaattataaaactcaatttttaattaactcattgttgaaggatgaaactgaaaaaaaaattaactaaaacaaatgacctgaattaacctgtcaaactcgcgACTTAGgttataagaccgagataatctcataaaaagaaaattaaaacaaattatgaagttcaattctcaatcaatctagtattgaaggatgagactaaaaaaaatcagttaaaaaaacataaaaaataactcaagtcaatctttcaaactcataacctggatcatgagaccgagataatctcataaaaaaataaaaacaacatgatTTAACCCAGATTAACTTACCAAATTTGTGACCttggtcatgagaccgagataaccccataaagagtaaatcaaaataaattatgaagctctaTTTCCAATCAATTATGTCGGGCCcaatgttgaacgatgaaatttgtaaaaaaattaattaaaaaaataacacaaaaaatgagTCAAATCAATATTGGTTAACCCGTTAAGCATTATCCTTAGTTATAAGGtcgggataacctcataaaaatcaaaccaaaataaatcacgaaatctaattttcaatcaaatacaatattagattatgaaattaaaaaaaaattcaattaaaaaaaaaatatgagtcaacACGATTAACCTATCATACCTGCAACCCGGGTCATAAGAAGgggacaacccaataaaaaacaaatcaaatactGAAGGAcatgagaccataataacctattagaaaaaaaaaagaaaaaaaatagacctaATTTAACCGgggttaaaatatcaaaactcgCGACCCTGACAATGAGACCAAGATATTCTAATAGAAAAcaagtcaaaacaaattatgaaactctaTCCTTAACTgaactaatattaaatgataaaattaaacaaaaattccaattaaaaaaaacaaaaacaacctaAGTTAACTCAGGTGAACTCGTTAAGTACTATTttcaggtcatgagactagaataacctaatagaaaacaaataaaataaatcatgaaatttaattttcaattaatccaatattaaatgatgaaatttaaaaaaaaagttaaataagaaaaaaaaacaccttaaccAACCAGTTTAACTCATCAAACCAGCAATCCGTATCAACCAGCAATCCGTGTCATGAGAGTGagataatccaataaaaaaaataatattaaatgataaaattatataaaaatacatcgataaaaaaaatcaaagttatataaaaaaaaaaaaaacaaagacatgttTTTTACAGCCACACCAAAACATTTGgcaaaaatactatttattgttACAGTAATTTCCTCaaatgttttattgttaatgttaattaataattataaatgataatattaattgagaaaatatatGCTGCCAAGTTTTATTTACTAATATCATgcgcatagttattaaatttggtttggcATGATGATGGGTTAGCTAATGACAATGACTGGTTGACTGAAAACCttgtttgagtttatttttttttttaagaattaaaataaatattgatttgataactTGTCGGCCAATCATAATTCGTCATATTAAGATAAGATCTATGCGGGTCAATtactataattttcttaaaagaattatatccaaaactataatttcaagtttttttttcttaaaatcttttcaaaacaacgtcgtttaaAATGAATCTAAGTTACTCATTAAATCACTTATTAACCAAACAAACCGGCAGTCCAAGCTCCGGGCCAAGCCAGCCCCTAGTCCGGCAATGTATAGCAAGCAGCGGCACCGTACTGTATTtaaggctgtgtttgttttttaaaaactggttttcaggaaattattttctgaacttttctgtatttgtttgtcattataaaaattagtcaacagaaaacactttctgattaaagaaaaatttggcttggtttccaggaaagtgttttttttttttattttggacggaaaacactttccggaagttgtgaaaaatttagaaatatcatattatttgctaattatatcaaatttgatcctcaaacttttgattgttatatatattttgttttgaatatttatttttcaatttcatcccttagaatttaatttttatattaattttggtccttatttttataattgttatttaatttttccttatcattttttaattgaaattttttatctatcaaatttggtccttattcttttgattgctacttattttatttgaaataatttatgaaatgttaattattattattttaattttttcatctttcaatttttgtattttagatttgatctctattattttgattattatttattttatttgagataatttataaatttatattttaattttattctcatccaactttttaatttgtaagatttgttcctcattattttaataaatttgaaaaaaataaaacattaataagttatttttcagctcattttccataacataaccaaacactaggaagtgtttttcaacttagttttcattacactaccaaacattaaaaaatattttattttctcggaattcattttttcagaaattacttttaaaaaaaaaaacttttcaataaaaaaaagggggttAAATAAAACTgtaaatgacaagaaaagcaAAGCAATTTGACAGAAACACAATCATGGGAGTGGAGTAGCAGGTGATCAGACCTGGAACTGGTCCCAAAACCAACTGTTGGTCAAAACATCACCGTTCACTGCACTGGTTCTTGTTAGCTACCTAACTCCCTTCCTTCTACGgacaaaactcttttttttatttttattttacttattctgATTTGCAGGTTAAGTCAGAATTTTATTGCTTTGTTTGGTTACTAAGAAAGTGcatgaaaaaatagatatttgagaTTCTAAATTTatgaaagttttgtttttttaatatgggttCATGAGATTGTTATTGGGTGTCTTTTAATTCACTAAATTGTTAGGTTAGGTGTtgtaatttagggtttttttcagGTGGTTTCACTTGAGCgatagataatttttaatcttttttgttgGGGGAGAGGGGGGTGAGTAGACAAGCTTGGAGAGTGAAATGGCTTAATAGTTACTGGTGAAAGAATTGGGATAAgtgttattataatataagggtttttttttttcttgagttgggttttgttttttttattttattaatatagtatCGGACTAATTTGTGTATATCTCGATTAatcctataaattttaaaattaatgactcctataaattttaaaattaacgactatataaatctttaatagTATTGAGAAGACTCGAACtcatgaataaaaaactaatgttgggtgttctttttttataggaaaaaatcgTGATCTCTAGCAGACGTTTTGGAGATGAGAAGGgtttttcttgaattgttttaatgtaattGGAAAATTTTGTCatgcttttatttatgtgattggAAAAAATAGACAAAGTTAATTGTTTTCTAGAATTCTTTCATTGTAAAAGTTATTGGAAAATGTAGCCGTGggtttttaactcaaaaaattattttgaaattattttaatctaaaaatatttttaaaatcttaaaaaatcaatttctgaattttaatttgctctaatttggtataaaaaaaacacaaaatgaacTTAAAAGATTTTCTCAACctcattggtttttttagtaaaatgaAGGGTTAAAAAATACCACATTAAACTTCCTTTTTGAGGAAAACTCTTAGACACAAGAAgaagttgttttattattataatgttgGACAATCAAGAATTTCATCTCTCTAATTTTAAAGGGTGCAACTCAACTAGTCAGATCCTGAATTTGCTCTCTAaaaatcaccagttcgagtcttacAAACCTCAGGATCACTAGAgatttacatgatcattaatttcagggtccgtgggattaATCAAGTTACACGCAAGTTAGTTCGGACACccatgttataaataaataaaaaaacttcttcTCGCTTATCTTGTTTTCTAGTAATATTATCTCTTgtatgtcaaataaaaaaattaaataaaaagaaaatgaaggtttgggctgaaggggaaaaaacattatttgaaaaaaaaattgaaggaaaaatacCTCAAAAGCCGCTAATTCCTCGAAAGCTTGTTTTTCCTCAAATTCAATTTAAGTCCATTTACTTGGACAGGATCAAGGAGTGTCTGATTTAACGGTCAACAGCATGTAGACAGAGTCTTTCTTATAGAACccacaaataaatatttctgTAAGTAGCATCAAGTCCCCACTctaaactttcaaaaaaaaaaatttgtaacattaatattatatttattttgtgttttaaaagtgtatttaaaaaaaaaaaaattttatttaaaaaaaatctttacttaattttttatttttttatattattttaatatattgatataaaaagttttttttaaaaataataattttaatacatgaaaaaaaacacattaaaaacaagaaattaaaaagtcaaAGTGGAACCAAGAGTGCCAAAAAGTCCCAAAAGCCACCTTTGAACAAGCAAACACCTAGAATTTAGTCTCTTTTACAGCACAGTCAACATGTGGCATGGTGAGGTGAGATGGCTGCGTGAAGCTAAGAAGGACTCCTTCCCTCTCATTAATTGAACTCTTAGTTAATTTGATCATCAGGTTTTGTAAATTCCATATAATTCAACAAGTGACCACTTGTAAAGTTGAAAGGTATTACAACGTTCGAAGCGCCAGTCTGCAGAGGCTGCCATTAACAGTCACACCTTTGAACAGGAAAACACGCGCACCTAGTCCTTCTAACAACACTAACCCAAGTCAACATGTGAACGGAGATTGCCGCGTCCAGCTTTCATGAAGGTCGTCTAGTCTCTGTATAAATATGGATGGATTATGGTCTTAACACTCGTCAACACACCATTTTTTATCTCTCCTTCCTCTCTTCTATATTCACTCTGTTCATTTCTCCATCAATCTCGATTATTAATTCAACTCTTTCTTTGATCATCAGCTCTTGAAAGTCCCATTAGAAACTATATCATGGGTTTGAAAGGTTTTGCTGAGGGTGGTATTGCCTCCATCATTGCCGGGGCTTCCACTCACCCTTTAGATTTAATCAAGGTCCGTATGCAACTTCAAGGTGAATCCCACGTCCCAAATCCATCCTCCGTGCAATCCTATCGCCCTGCTTTTGCATTGAGCTCTACGGCCAACATCTCCTTACCGACCACCTTAGAACCCCCTCCTCCACCCCGTGTGGGACCCCTTTCCATTGGTGTCCGTATCATCCAATCCGAGGGTGCTGCCGCTCTTTTTTCTGGTGTCTCCGCTACCATCCTCCGCCAAACCTTATACTCCACCACCCGTATGGGCCTTTATGATGTCCTCAAACATAAATGGACGGATCCAGATACTAATACCATGCCACTTGTACGTAAGATCGTGGCTGGACTAATCTCCGGTGCTGTTGGGGCTGCTGTTGGTAACCCTGCTGATGTAGCCATGGTCCGTATGCAGGCTGATGGACGTCTCCCGATTGAACAGCGTAGAAACTACAAGAGTGTTGTCGATGCCTTAAGTCAAATGTCAAAGCAGGAGGGTGTCGCTAGCCTGTGGCGGGGTTCAAGTCTTACAGTCAACCGTGCGATGATTGTGACGGCGTCACAGCTTGCATCATATGATCAAGCCAAGGAGATGATCTTGGAGAAGGGTTTGATGAGTGATGGGATCGGCACCCATGTTTCAGCAAGTTTTTTGGCTGGTTTTGTGGCTTCCGTTGCTTCAAACCCTATTGATGTGATAAAGACTAGAGTTATGAACATGAAGGTTGAGCCCGGGGTTGAACCACCTTATAAGGGTGCATTCGATTGTGCAATGAAGACTATCAAGGCAGAGGGTCCTATGGCCTTGTATAAGGGCTTTATCCCTACAATTTCAAGGCAAGGACCTTTCACTGTTGTGCTATTTGTCACATTAGAGCAAGTTCGGAAATTACTTAAAGATTTCTGATCAATTATTATAACGATGAAAATAGATTAAGGAAGGCAGTAGAACAAGCACTCAAGCTTGTATATTCATTGATTTACTTGTTCAACTTTGATTACATGTTGGAAGCAATATAATTTTTCGCCcttcattatttgtttaattaagagTGTGGTTGAACATTCATGGATGAACAATGGCCACTACAGTTATCCAATACTATTATTCCTCATGCGGTGATGATCAGTGGTGAAATATACTGAAAATTACAATAAGCTAGTCTGATTTAGAGATCATACTCAAGTATgaaaatctttcttatttttctcttcctaATATTTGTATTCAGCTGTCCAGATTTTAAAGACAGAATGTACAATGTCAAATGTTCTTCCTGGTTTGAAAACCACTCCCCTCTTCTTAAGCCTCTTGGGTCCTGGGCTCCTGGCGGAAAACTTGCTGGACCTTGGCAGGCACAAGCCCTAGCATCCATTGGAGCAAAATCGAGCCTCAACAGCTTTCGAATCGAGGGTGCGAGGACTTGAAAACTAAGCTCCAAGTTGGGCCATAACAGTAACACATGGCACAGCAAGATGCTAGCATGAATGAAGTTCATCATAGCTTAGGATGTAAGGAGAGAAATATATGATAATCCCAGATGGAATCATAATTAGATCTTAGGCTCATTATACAGCTTGCCAAAAATGATGTCCCAACAAGCTCAATCATTCGTTTTCACCCTCCAATGCAGACGTGATATGCCCAGATGCCATATGATCTTCATGGTTTTAGCATCTCATCAGCCATTTTGGTGGACCAAACTCCCTTCTACAGCAAGTTTTCATTAGCAGCATGAGCTTGAAAAACTCAACCACCATGGTTTGAACAATGATGCTGCATTATATCTTTGCTGCACGTGAATCAATATGCCAAAGCGCTCATTATTGGTGGGGTGATTCTACAGCCACAATCACATTTCTTTTCTGTTAGTTTTCAAACCAAAACTCAGAGTTATCTTGCGGATGTGGCCACTAAtcctattaatattaaaaagtaaatgcAATCTTAagtaatattatgttttttttttgggaagatTAAGTAATATTATGTTGCCATACATTATGTAAGTCATATTATGTCAtcacatatttttattcaattataaaaatgcatctaataaattaattcaaaaaatttaaaatttaaaatctcgtgtaaatttttaaattagaatgaaaaagaaactattataattaaaagctGTTCAATCATgtcatattataataatataattgaactGATGAAATCTAATCAGATAAAcatagaagaataaaaaataaaatggtattattttaataaaaataattgatctgatataaaaattttaaatatttatttattaaaaattaactcagtATTTGTAaactttattattctatttcttACCAACTTTATCTATAATCTTGTAATGACGAAACATGATATCATGGAAAGGATCACCCACTAAATAGGAGATCAAAATTTTTATCATagaaaatgttgatttttattttaaaaaaaaacatcaaaatatatatatataaaacaacaatacattaaaaatattaaaaaatacaatttaaaaaacaccaatttaaaactttttcacATCCAACACAGTTTTAAAACCTATctcaacataaattttttaaaaaaaaaacaaacaaatggcCTCAAAACTCAGCAGTTGATGATTATTGTACTCAAACTAGATGAGGTTGGACAGCAATAATTTCTATTGAAAAATCCCCTTCAAACTCCTGCAACTTCTGGCCATGAAATCTGCAGCTCATCTTGCTAGGCCTCTTGACACAGCGCCTGCTACCTAGCCATGAACCTATTCTCTTCCCAGATGAGCTGATTGCCTTTCACCGACGAGAGTTAAGAAATCCGACCATGCTTGGTCAAGTTACTTTATTTCTCCTCCGCCAATTATCACGGCAGCTAAAGTTTTCAAGGCCTGCGGTGGAAAAAGGTTGCCTCTCACAGTCGAATGCTAAATTATTCCGTTTGTCGGACACTTAACAATGAAGACTCAAGGTGAGAGGAGGCAGGGTGGGTTACAAAGCACTAGATTTACGTAtaatataatctttattttcttttttaaaactttttctaTTATCTTTATCAAGgctttttgcttaaaaaattcaatatatttatgtgTAGAACTTCTTTATCGTCCACTAGAGAACATCAATATCATACAGAGCCCGTCGTGCCCGTTTTATCTCCACTAATCATCACTTTCAAAAGCCACATTTGCCTCTAATTACATCACTAAAGTTACTCggttttgctttaattttagGTAAATATATGGATCAAGTGCATTACAACATTGTATTGACTCATTACAACATTTTATATGCACACACGCGCACAATGTTTACTCGAATCAACGAGTAACTGTTTCGAGGATGGTGGAAGTTgttttttagagtatttttttcttgaaaatatatcaaaataatatttttttttattttttaaaatttatttttaatatcagcacatcaaaacgatctaaaaaactaatttaaaaatcaaaaaatcaaaaaattttaaaaatataattggacCGTAAAACCAAACAggtctaaaaaatatttttaaaaagtaaattctaACTACTATCAATGTTTACTCAAAAAGTAAATTCTAACTACTATCAATGTTTACTCAAATTAATGAGTG
This region includes:
- the LOC7496592 gene encoding mitochondrial uncoupling protein 5, with protein sequence MGLKGFAEGGIASIIAGASTHPLDLIKVRMQLQGESHVPNPSSVQSYRPAFALSSTANISLPTTLEPPPPPRVGPLSIGVRIIQSEGAAALFSGVSATILRQTLYSTTRMGLYDVLKHKWTDPDTNTMPLVRKIVAGLISGAVGAAVGNPADVAMVRMQADGRLPIEQRRNYKSVVDALSQMSKQEGVASLWRGSSLTVNRAMIVTASQLASYDQAKEMILEKGLMSDGIGTHVSASFLAGFVASVASNPIDVIKTRVMNMKVEPGVEPPYKGAFDCAMKTIKAEGPMALYKGFIPTISRQGPFTVVLFVTLEQVRKLLKDF